One Microplitis demolitor isolate Queensland-Clemson2020A chromosome 2, iyMicDemo2.1a, whole genome shotgun sequence DNA segment encodes these proteins:
- the LOC103579697 gene encoding acidic leucine-rich nuclear phosphoprotein 32 family member A, whose amino-acid sequence MEKRIELEKRGRNPADITEFVLDNCRSTNIVGLTDEFVALKSLSLINVGLTSLKGFPVLPNLRKLELSDNRISGGLNFLLSSPKLTHLNLSGNKIKDLETLQPLKEFQNLKSLDLFNNEATDMDNYREKVFGLIPSLRYLDGYDMDDCEIEDSEGNEEGSEDEEVNGNDDGDDDANEDDSEGDSDDRSDDDDKDLNEDEVCLDINDSDEEEYGEEEEEDDDDEEDDVDEYQDRQDAEDGAVEESSPARGKKRKHEDGNEPGN is encoded by the exons ATGGAGAAACGAATAGAGCTTGAAAAACGAGGAAGAAATCCCGCTGat ATTACAGAATTTGTACTTGACAATTGTCGGAGCACAAATATTGTAGGACTAACAGATGAATTTGTGGCATTAAAGTCTCtaagtttaattaatgtaGGACTAACAAGTCTCAAAGGTTTCCCTGTATTACCAAATCTCCGAAag TTGGAATTGAGCGATAATCGAATCTCAGGaggtttgaattttttgctgTCAAGTCCTAAGCTAACTCACCTTAATCTTAGTGGAAATAAAATCAAAGATCTTGAGACATTACAGCCATTA AAAGAATTCCAAAACCTTAAAAGTTTAGATTTATTCAATAATGAAGCAACAGATATGGATAATTATAGAGAGAAAGTATTTGGACTTATTCCTAGTTTAAGATATCTTGATGg ttacGATATGGATGATTGTGAAATTGAAGATAGTGAAGGTAATGAGGAAGGAAGTGAAGATGAAGAAGTAAATGGAAATGATGATGGGGATGATGATGCCAATGAAGATGACAGTGAAGGCGATAGTGATGATCGgtctgatgatgatgataaagacCTCAATGAAGACGAAGTCTGCTTAGATATT AATGATAGTGATGAGGAAGAATATGgagaggaagaagaagaagacgatgatgatgaagaagatGATGTTGATGAATATCAAGATCGTCAAGATGCAGAAGACGGTGCTGTTGAAg aATCATCACCAGCCCGAGGCAAGAAAAGAAAACACGAAGATGGAAATGAGCCTGGGAATTAA
- the LOC103579698 gene encoding probable serine/threonine-protein kinase DDB_G0282963: MNETSKEYILQWSGHAASITERFSGLLAKQALVDVTLICQEQKLRVHKLVLASCSFYFEEMLEQDLGQEPIILLKDLDFDILKAMVEFMYCGETTIAHCHLKPLLEAAHVFKVKDLESIVKCMMSTKSYIDDTDKSSKSDKDLNDTISPIRNCVQVKLSGRESTEKSSTESSDNKISKSDQLEKQTPVELGHATLDNNEHEAEIFYDMIESTNELATRSNENQSKNILQRNVSNFKNFSPRNNGTNGDNQTQLANNKILSDLSINTDKEHNEKTRSYKNNNLESNLDLSDLPSKVGECSKVYTCKKRKLTDCRKTALLSTSDLLTKSQPTDCIDLSDDLSCDTTPITLPSLALDMNVTDKVWSLNTDNIHYIIGNTLNQTNALIRDRQRIIYEEIDGERSIIPNHKSIRQIKELFSVDNDNISMGRTPILRRSVRLNQLETDDSVNNNHSNNNNNNNNNNEETQKIKDKHNEFKSLSKSLTKSKRKKELSSNGSVPDENTVSKKSVNNPRSRNNKLTSKSAGSSRRLSKIKDEKSRSKFKKTVKMTKMESLDADGYSPVKLNTIATVERALWGDMSDVMENHENATMIPEYSMSKEIPFAVGLLPLHAALERMQAMPDYQPRKTRSSFATPMKHDANCLKRKAAGAVGGTAAISNNSTTTTTTTTPTTVTTITTTNDDETISNKKQCSLEQIVDNTSSTFCHIKIQTSSQCSQSCDNSTTDHLVTIESNFDKR, from the exons ATGAATGAGACGAGCAAAGAATATATTCTGCAGTGGTCAGGCCATGCCGCGAGCATCACGGAGAGATTTAGTGGTTTATTAGCTAAACAAGCACTTGTGGATGTTACTTTAATTTGTCAAGAGCAAAAATTACGTGTACATAAATTAGTACTGGCTTCatgtagtttttattttgag gAAATGCTGGAGCAAGATTTAGGTCAAGAGCCAATAATATTGTTGAAAGACTTGGACTTTGATATTCTTAAAGCGATGGTTGAATTTATGTATTGTGGGGAAACTACAATAGCTCATTGCCACTTAAAACCATTGTTAGAAGCTGCACATGTTTTTAaa GTAAAAGATCTCGAGTCAATAGTCAAGTGCATGATGTCAACAAAAAGTTATATCGATGATACCGATAAGTCATCAAAATCAGACAAAGATTTAAATGACACTATTAGCCCAATTCGTAATTGCGTTCAAGTTAAATTAAGCGGCAGAGAATCGACAGAAAAGTCATCAACTGAATCATCCGACAATAAGATTTCAAAGTCCGATCAACTAGAAAAACAAACACCAGTAGAATTAGGACATGCAACCCTAGATAATAATGAACACGAAGCTGAAATATTTTACGACATGATTGAAAGTACAAACGAATTAGCCACCCGATCAAATGAAAatcagtcgaaaaatattttacaacgtaacgttagtaattttaaaaattttagcccACGAAATAATGGAACGAATGGTGACAATCAGACACAATTagcgaataataaaattttaagtgatttatcaattaataccGATAAAGAACACAATGAAAAAACTCGTTcgtataaaaacaataatttagaaaGTAATTTAGATTTATCAGACCTTCCTAGTAAAGTTGGCGAgtgttcaaaagtttatacgtgcaaaaaacgaaaattaacGGATTGTAGAAAAACTGCGTTACTGAGTACATCTGATTTATTGACGAAATCGCAGCCAACTGATTGTATAGATTTATCAGATGATTTATCCTGTGATACAACACCTATTACCCTGCCGTCCTTAGCTTTAGATATGAACGTAACAGACAAAGTTTGGAGTTTAAATACCGATAACATTCATTATATAATAGGTAATACACTAAATCAAACTAATGCACTGATAAGAGATCGACAGAGAATCATTTACGAAGAAATAGACGGGGAGAGATCGATTATTCCCAATCACAAAAGCATACGTCagataaaagaattattttctgTTGACAATGATAACATTTCTATGGGACGAACTCCAATATTGAGACGAAGTGTTCGTCTTAATCAACTAGAAACTGATGAttctgttaataataatcatagtaataataacaataataataataataataatgaggaAACTCAAAAGATTAAGGACAAACATAACGAATTTAAGAGCTTGAGTAAATCATTAACTAAAAGTAAACGTAAAAAAGAATTATCAAGCAACGGAAGCGTTCCCGATGAAAATACTGTGTCgaaaaaaagtgtaaataaTCCGCGGTCtcgaaataataaacttacgtCTAAGAGTGCTGGTAGTTCTCGTCGTTTATCGAAAATAAAAGACGAAAAGTCACGgagtaaatttaagaaaactgTTAAGATGACGAAGATGGAGTCTTTGGATGCTGATGGATATTCTccagttaaattaaatactattgCGACGGTAGAACGTGCGTTGTGGGGTGACATGTCTGATGTCATGGAAAATCATGAGAATGCGACGATGATACCTGAGTATTCGATGAGCAAAGAGATACCTTTTGCTGTGGGTTTGTTGCCACTTCATGCGGCGTTGGAGAGGATGCAGGCAATGCCGGATTATCAGCCACGGAAAACGAGATCATCTTTTGCTACACCTATGAAACATGATGCTAATTGTCTTAAACGCAAAGCTGCTGGTGCTGTTGGTGGAACTGCTGCTATTAGTAATAATtccactactactactactactactactccTACTACTGttactactattactactactaatGATGATGAAACTATTAGTAACAAAAAACAATGTAGCCTTGAACAAATTGTTGATAATACGTCTAGTACTTTTTgccatataaaaattcaaacgtCTTCCCAATGTTCTCAAAGTTGCGACAATTCCACGACGGATCATCTGGTTACAATcgaatcaaattttgataaacgATGA
- the LOC103579699 gene encoding protein halfway isoform X1, translated as MKMHLLSLFIGIYGGVAFTSARTEEDQASSPAANTEIRLGIPPPERCFYQDASECPKIENADDCPCKRIPILSASNNEEYAVFCCNLNAKTFETGLACANFPANVSYIHIRNATLEAFNVSEVKWRRLKSLAITDGKINRIKGQFLMMTPTHCLNLSNNALTEIENNSFTRLAQLTSLDLSYNNMTHLPALNIMNGREFWLDISGTNTLWCHDVSQYINKTGDKQIIFNRENETVCSASKTWIWFNATEQVPLEQVRSLSLLQTECPKGETWQCQCSFNRLNIVQGEKPVMAVKVDCSGNQLTKLPERLPPSTIALNVSFNNITTLDEISTNPWYQDLQNFWADYNNITSINKIEGSKFSDNFEILSLRYNKIKSVPTYILVPNVYNKNHLSHRYVKLGGNKLLCNCNTAKYLKAWLQTNILDPDEVLCENVKEKVVDLEPSKMCVHPGDWTDYIYYLIAFETLMLISLIAKVSYDYWVFKTAGYLPWPANKMPKLPCDWLCEA; from the exons Atgaag ATGCATTTACTGAGTTTGTTTATTGGTATCTATGGAGGAGTTGCATTTACAAGTGCACGAACTGAAGAAGATCAGGCATCATCACCTGCAGCAAACACTGAGATAAGACTCGGTATTCCACCGCCAGAGAGATGTTTTTATCAAGATGCCTCTGAGTGCCCTAAGATTGAAAATGCTGATGATTGTCCTTGTAAAAGAATACCGATACTGTCGGCTAGTAATAATGAGGAATATGCTGTCTTTTGTTGCAATTTAAATGCTAAGACTTTTGAAACTGGACTTGCTTGTgcta ATTTCCCGGCTAATGtatcatatattcatataagAAACGCAACCTTAGAGGCTTTTAATGTAAGTGAGGTCAAATGGAGAAGACTCAAATCACTGGCGATCACTGACGGTAAAATAAATCGTATCAAAGGTCAATTTCTTATGATGACACCGACCCACTGTTTAAATCTTTCAAATAATGCTCTTACTgagattgaaaataattcttttacaAGATTAGCTCAATTAACGAGTTTAGATTTatcttataataatatgaCGCATCTgcctgcattaaatattatgaatgGCCGAGAATTTTGGCTTGACATTTccg gaaCTAACACACTTTGGTGTCATGATGTCTCGCAGTATATCAACAAGACAGGAGATAAACAGATTATATTTAATCGTGAAAATGAGACTGTTTGCTCTGCTAGCAAAACTTGGATATGGTTCAATGCTACTGAGCAAGTTCCACTTGAACAAGTCAGATCATTGAgtttg CTTCAAACGGAGTGTCCAAAAGGGGAAACTTGGCAGTGCCAATGTAGTTTTAACCGACTCAATATTGTACAAGGAGAAAAACCAGTGATGGCTGTTAAAGTTGATTGTAGTGGTAATCAATTGACTAAATTACCTGAACGTCTTCCGCCGAGCACAATTGCTCTTAATGTGTCTTTTAATAAt ATAACGACACTTGATGAAATCAGTACAAATCCATGGTACCAAGATCTTCAAAACTTTTGGGCtgattacaataatataacgtccattaataaaattgaaggatcaaaattttcagataactttgaaattttaagtctacgttataataaaattaaatca gTGCCGACATACATTTTAGTCCCTAAtgtgtataataaaaatcatttgagCCACCGATACGTCAAACTCGGTGGCAATAAATTACTTTGCAATTGTAATAcggcaaaatatttaaaagcttGGTTACAAACGAATATACTTGATCCTGACGAAGTTCTTTGTGAAAATGTTAAGGAAAAAGTAGTTGATTTAGAACCGTCCAAGATGTGTGTTCACCCTGGTGACTGGACagactatatatattatttaatagcaTTTGAAACGTTGATGCTGATAAGTCTTATTGCTAAAGTATCCTATGACTATTGGGTTTTTAAAACAGCAGGATATTTACCTTGGCCGGCAAATAAAATGCCAAAATTACCTTGCGATTGGCTGTGCGAGGCAtag
- the LOC103579699 gene encoding protein halfway isoform X2, translating into MHLLSLFIGIYGGVAFTSARTEEDQASSPAANTEIRLGIPPPERCFYQDASECPKIENADDCPCKRIPILSASNNEEYAVFCCNLNAKTFETGLACANFPANVSYIHIRNATLEAFNVSEVKWRRLKSLAITDGKINRIKGQFLMMTPTHCLNLSNNALTEIENNSFTRLAQLTSLDLSYNNMTHLPALNIMNGREFWLDISGTNTLWCHDVSQYINKTGDKQIIFNRENETVCSASKTWIWFNATEQVPLEQVRSLSLLQTECPKGETWQCQCSFNRLNIVQGEKPVMAVKVDCSGNQLTKLPERLPPSTIALNVSFNNITTLDEISTNPWYQDLQNFWADYNNITSINKIEGSKFSDNFEILSLRYNKIKSVPTYILVPNVYNKNHLSHRYVKLGGNKLLCNCNTAKYLKAWLQTNILDPDEVLCENVKEKVVDLEPSKMCVHPGDWTDYIYYLIAFETLMLISLIAKVSYDYWVFKTAGYLPWPANKMPKLPCDWLCEA; encoded by the exons ATGCATTTACTGAGTTTGTTTATTGGTATCTATGGAGGAGTTGCATTTACAAGTGCACGAACTGAAGAAGATCAGGCATCATCACCTGCAGCAAACACTGAGATAAGACTCGGTATTCCACCGCCAGAGAGATGTTTTTATCAAGATGCCTCTGAGTGCCCTAAGATTGAAAATGCTGATGATTGTCCTTGTAAAAGAATACCGATACTGTCGGCTAGTAATAATGAGGAATATGCTGTCTTTTGTTGCAATTTAAATGCTAAGACTTTTGAAACTGGACTTGCTTGTgcta ATTTCCCGGCTAATGtatcatatattcatataagAAACGCAACCTTAGAGGCTTTTAATGTAAGTGAGGTCAAATGGAGAAGACTCAAATCACTGGCGATCACTGACGGTAAAATAAATCGTATCAAAGGTCAATTTCTTATGATGACACCGACCCACTGTTTAAATCTTTCAAATAATGCTCTTACTgagattgaaaataattcttttacaAGATTAGCTCAATTAACGAGTTTAGATTTatcttataataatatgaCGCATCTgcctgcattaaatattatgaatgGCCGAGAATTTTGGCTTGACATTTccg gaaCTAACACACTTTGGTGTCATGATGTCTCGCAGTATATCAACAAGACAGGAGATAAACAGATTATATTTAATCGTGAAAATGAGACTGTTTGCTCTGCTAGCAAAACTTGGATATGGTTCAATGCTACTGAGCAAGTTCCACTTGAACAAGTCAGATCATTGAgtttg CTTCAAACGGAGTGTCCAAAAGGGGAAACTTGGCAGTGCCAATGTAGTTTTAACCGACTCAATATTGTACAAGGAGAAAAACCAGTGATGGCTGTTAAAGTTGATTGTAGTGGTAATCAATTGACTAAATTACCTGAACGTCTTCCGCCGAGCACAATTGCTCTTAATGTGTCTTTTAATAAt ATAACGACACTTGATGAAATCAGTACAAATCCATGGTACCAAGATCTTCAAAACTTTTGGGCtgattacaataatataacgtccattaataaaattgaaggatcaaaattttcagataactttgaaattttaagtctacgttataataaaattaaatca gTGCCGACATACATTTTAGTCCCTAAtgtgtataataaaaatcatttgagCCACCGATACGTCAAACTCGGTGGCAATAAATTACTTTGCAATTGTAATAcggcaaaatatttaaaagcttGGTTACAAACGAATATACTTGATCCTGACGAAGTTCTTTGTGAAAATGTTAAGGAAAAAGTAGTTGATTTAGAACCGTCCAAGATGTGTGTTCACCCTGGTGACTGGACagactatatatattatttaatagcaTTTGAAACGTTGATGCTGATAAGTCTTATTGCTAAAGTATCCTATGACTATTGGGTTTTTAAAACAGCAGGATATTTACCTTGGCCGGCAAATAAAATGCCAAAATTACCTTGCGATTGGCTGTGCGAGGCAtag